The following coding sequences are from one Aliarcobacter skirrowii CCUG 10374 window:
- a CDS encoding acetate/propionate family kinase — protein sequence MLVFVLNAGSSSVKYQLMNPVIKKVFASGICERIGIDGVLKHEYKDGKKLVLNIPMPTHREAINAVLTTLTSGEGKVIDSINDIEAIGHRTVHGGEEFASSVLITPEVIDAMKRLSPLAPLHNPANITGIEICQELMPGKPNVGVFDTAFHQTMPDYAYMYALPYDQYTKHGIRKYGFHGTSHYFVSNEARAMLEKKHNTRIIVCHLGNGSSVSAVFDGKCIDTSMGLTPVQGLMMGTRVGDIGAGAIQYMMKQEDITIDQALDIMNKKSGILGISGKSSDLREVLDGMAQGDDRCRLAIDMVAYKIKSYVGAYVAALNGVDALCFTGGIGENAALIREKVCAGLDAMGLVIDPTKNNVRSSEARDISTNASPARIFVIPTQEEYVIANDTYNIVAGGSRRK from the coding sequence ATGTTAGTTTTCGTATTAAATGCAGGAAGTTCTTCGGTTAAATACCAATTAATGAATCCAGTTATTAAAAAAGTTTTTGCTTCAGGAATTTGTGAAAGAATTGGTATAGATGGTGTTTTAAAACATGAGTATAAAGATGGGAAAAAACTTGTTTTAAATATTCCTATGCCAACTCACAGAGAAGCTATTAATGCTGTTTTAACTACTCTAACAAGTGGAGAAGGTAAAGTTATTGACTCAATTAATGATATTGAAGCAATCGGTCATAGAACTGTTCATGGTGGTGAAGAGTTTGCTAGTTCTGTTTTAATTACTCCTGAAGTAATTGATGCTATGAAAAGATTATCTCCATTAGCTCCTTTACATAATCCTGCAAACATTACAGGAATTGAAATTTGTCAAGAGTTAATGCCAGGTAAACCAAATGTTGGTGTATTTGATACGGCATTTCATCAAACTATGCCAGATTATGCGTATATGTATGCACTTCCTTATGATCAATATACAAAACATGGTATTAGAAAATATGGTTTCCATGGAACAAGCCACTACTTTGTATCAAATGAAGCAAGAGCTATGTTAGAGAAAAAACACAATACTAGAATTATTGTTTGTCACTTAGGAAATGGTTCATCTGTAAGTGCTGTATTTGATGGAAAATGTATTGATACATCTATGGGATTAACTCCTGTTCAAGGTCTTATGATGGGAACTAGAGTTGGAGATATTGGAGCTGGAGCTATTCAATATATGATGAAACAAGAAGATATTACTATTGATCAAGCACTTGATATTATGAATAAAAAATCAGGAATCCTTGGAATCTCTGGAAAATCTTCAGATTTAAGAGAAGTTTTAGATGGTATGGCTCAAGGTGATGATAGATGTAGACTTGCTATTGATATGGTTGCATATAAAATCAAATCTTATGTTGGAGCTTATGTTGCAGCACTAAATGGTGTTGATGCACTTTGTTTTACAGGTGGAATTGGTGAAAATGCAGCATTAATTAGAGAAAAAGTTTGTGCTGGACTTGATGCTATGGGACTTGTAATAGATCCAACTAAAAACAATGTTAGATCAAGTGAAGCTAGAGATATCTCTACAAATGCATCACCTGCAAGAATCTTTGTAATTCCAACTCAAGAAGAGTATGTAATAGCAAATGATACTTATAATATTGTTGCTGGTGGAAGTAGAAGAAAATAA
- the sppA gene encoding signal peptide peptidase SppA, which yields MFDFIKKLFSPVIWFFDFVTKYFKTIVFLTIVYFLFFSSNDEELMSNNFANLQKIDLIGEIVDPTKVLENIEKAKNDTNIKGVLLFVNSPGGAVAPSIEIALAIKELQELKPVVVYASGTIASGSYYASIWANKIIANPGTIVGSIGVIMQGFDASELLQKVGVQTQTVKAGKYKESGTITRRWTDFEQKELQNLINSTYNMFVLDVATARNLNIKNQQNFADAKVFTAQMAKDVGLVDEVSNITFAKNSLIELSQVEKAVWKKEDKFEKFMDKFLTETISKIVMSFSSSLKAI from the coding sequence TTGTTTGATTTTATAAAAAAACTTTTTTCACCAGTTATTTGGTTTTTTGATTTTGTTACAAAATATTTTAAAACTATTGTTTTTTTAACAATTGTATATTTTCTATTTTTTAGCTCAAATGATGAAGAACTTATGAGCAACAATTTTGCAAACTTGCAAAAAATAGATTTAATAGGTGAGATAGTTGATCCTACAAAAGTGTTAGAAAATATTGAAAAAGCTAAAAATGATACAAATATAAAAGGTGTTTTACTGTTTGTAAATAGTCCAGGAGGTGCTGTTGCTCCATCTATTGAAATAGCATTGGCTATAAAAGAGTTGCAAGAGTTAAAACCAGTTGTTGTATATGCAAGTGGAACAATTGCAAGTGGAAGTTACTATGCATCTATTTGGGCCAATAAAATTATTGCAAATCCTGGAACAATTGTTGGTTCTATTGGAGTTATTATGCAAGGATTTGATGCAAGTGAACTTTTACAAAAAGTTGGAGTTCAAACTCAAACTGTAAAAGCTGGAAAATATAAAGAGAGTGGAACAATTACTAGAAGGTGGACTGATTTTGAGCAAAAAGAGCTTCAAAATTTAATAAATAGTACATATAATATGTTTGTTTTAGATGTTGCAACTGCTAGAAATTTGAATATTAAAAATCAACAAAATTTTGCAGATGCAAAAGTTTTTACAGCACAAATGGCAAAAGATGTTGGACTTGTAGATGAGGTTTCAAATATAACTTTTGCAAAAAATAGTTTAATAGAACTAAGCCAAGTTGAAAAAGCTGTTTGGAAAAAAGAGGATAAATTTGAGAAATTTATGGATAAGTTTTTAACAGAGACTATATCTAAAATTGTGATGAGTTTTTCAAGTAGTTTAAAAGCGATTTAA
- the mqnF gene encoding aminofutalosine deaminase family hydrolase has protein sequence MKILKAKYLLTFDENFKVIKDGAVVFDEKILEVATYSFIKRKYAHLEVVDLGANSVLMPGLINSHLHLEFSANKTTLKYGNFYDWLNSVIKYREPLINKAKTSLIKKELDNILRSGTTTIGAISSYSFDLEAILKSPINKIFFCEVIGSKPDMIDALFADFKARFYEAQKHNSKNFKAAIAIHSPYSVHPFLTREVLNLAKIDNTVVTSHFLESIEEKKWLRKDKGSFLEFFTNFLNQSTATNRPMEFLNLFNGVRNLSFTHCVEAKKEELSKIRELNASINHCAVSNRFLNNSRLDLDKLEDINLSIGTDGLSSNSSLSMFDELRALLHIHYEKNIVKFSKILLKAATVGGAKALGFENSKGRLENGYDADIIGFSLPSNIEDIEDIYMHIILHTKEINRVIIGGEFV, from the coding sequence ATGAAAATTTTAAAAGCAAAATATCTTTTAACATTTGATGAGAATTTTAAAGTTATAAAAGATGGTGCTGTTGTATTTGATGAGAAGATTTTAGAGGTAGCCACATATAGTTTTATAAAAAGAAAATATGCTCATCTTGAAGTTGTTGATTTAGGAGCAAACTCTGTATTAATGCCAGGGCTTATAAATTCACATCTTCATTTGGAGTTTAGTGCAAATAAAACTACACTTAAATATGGAAATTTTTATGATTGGTTAAACTCAGTTATAAAATATAGAGAGCCTTTAATAAACAAAGCAAAGACATCTTTAATTAAAAAAGAGTTAGATAATATTTTAAGAAGTGGAACAACAACTATTGGTGCAATCTCTTCATACTCTTTTGATTTGGAAGCTATTTTAAAAAGTCCAATAAATAAGATATTTTTTTGTGAAGTAATTGGATCAAAGCCAGATATGATAGATGCACTTTTTGCTGATTTTAAAGCACGATTTTATGAAGCACAAAAACACAATAGCAAAAATTTTAAAGCTGCAATTGCAATTCACTCACCATACTCAGTTCATCCATTTTTAACAAGAGAGGTTTTAAATCTAGCAAAGATTGATAATACAGTGGTTACTTCTCACTTTTTAGAGTCAATTGAAGAAAAAAAGTGGCTTAGAAAAGATAAAGGAAGCTTTTTAGAGTTTTTTACAAATTTTTTAAATCAATCAACAGCTACAAACAGACCAATGGAGTTTTTAAATCTATTTAATGGAGTAAGAAACTTATCTTTTACTCACTGTGTAGAGGCAAAAAAAGAGGAGCTTAGTAAAATAAGAGAGTTAAATGCATCTATAAATCACTGTGCTGTTTCAAATAGATTTTTAAATAATAGCAGACTAGATTTAGATAAATTAGAAGATATAAATTTAAGTATTGGAACAGATGGACTTAGTTCAAATAGCTCTTTAAGTATGTTTGATGAGTTAAGAGCACTATTACATATTCATTATGAAAAAAATATAGTTAAATTTTCAAAAATTTTATTAAAAGCTGCAACTGTTGGTGGAGCAAAAGCTTTAGGTTTTGAAAATAGCAAAGGTAGATTAGAAAATGGTTATGATGCAGATATTATAGGTTTTTCTCTTCCTTCAAATATAGAGGATATAGAAGATATTTATATGCACATAATTTTACACACAAAAGAGATAAATAGAGTTATTATAGGAGGAGAGTTTGTTTGA
- the aroQ gene encoding type II 3-dehydroquinate dehydratase, with protein sequence MKIAVIQGPNINMLGIREQHIYGGMTMDQIHEQLNNAAKQNGVELEFFQSNLEGEIVDRIQECLGTVDAIMINPAAYSHTSIAIKDALSAVNLPVVEVHISNIYKREEFRQKSVTAGASTGVITGFGAFGYHLGMISLVQIVNEIKAVNEARAQQQEQK encoded by the coding sequence ATGAAAATAGCAGTAATTCAAGGACCAAATATAAATATGTTAGGAATTAGAGAACAACATATTTATGGTGGAATGACAATGGATCAAATTCATGAGCAACTAAATAATGCTGCAAAACAAAATGGAGTTGAATTAGAGTTTTTTCAATCAAATTTAGAGGGTGAGATTGTAGATAGAATTCAAGAGTGTTTAGGGACTGTTGATGCAATTATGATTAATCCAGCTGCATATTCGCACACTTCAATTGCAATAAAAGATGCTTTAAGTGCTGTTAATCTTCCTGTTGTTGAAGTTCATATTTCAAATATATATAAAAGAGAAGAGTTTAGACAAAAATCTGTAACAGCAGGTGCAAGTACTGGAGTAATAACTGGATTTGGAGCTTTTGGTTACCACTTAGGAATGATATCTTTAGTTCAAATTGTAAATGAGATAAAAGCTGTAAATGAAGCAAGAGCACAACAACAAGAGCAAAAATAG
- a CDS encoding M24 family metallopeptidase: MNFILKNENAIYYEVNFSCDNVIFLNLGSEKFFITDARYTIEAKEYAKNCEVIESANLIESVKEILKKNLIKSITFDPNDFTFFEYKNIVKDLDINFIEEINFSKTKRLIKSDYEIKLLKKASSLGKDGFKEFAKYIKNSGFKKSEKELYFNAYKFMSQKGELETSFNPIVAINENAAKPHALPTNKRLKKDDLILVDAGVKYKRYCSDRTCTSVANFDNFNFERKQTFKNKKYQKIYDIVLKAQEKSINEARAGMKACEIDKIARDFISQAGYGKYFVHSTGHGVGLDIHEFPNINSKNELIIEDNMIFTVEPGIYIPNEFGVRIEDTVYIKNGKAEIL; this comes from the coding sequence GTGAATTTTATTTTAAAAAATGAGAATGCGATATATTATGAAGTTAACTTTTCTTGTGATAATGTAATTTTTTTAAATTTAGGAAGTGAGAAATTTTTTATTACAGATGCTAGATATACAATTGAAGCAAAAGAGTATGCAAAAAATTGTGAAGTTATTGAAAGTGCTAATCTAATTGAGAGTGTTAAAGAGATTTTGAAAAAAAATCTTATCAAATCTATAACTTTTGATCCAAATGATTTTACTTTTTTTGAGTACAAAAACATTGTAAAGGATTTAGATATAAATTTTATTGAAGAGATAAATTTTTCAAAAACAAAAAGATTAATAAAGAGTGATTATGAGATAAAACTTCTTAAAAAAGCATCATCTTTAGGAAAAGATGGCTTTAAAGAGTTTGCAAAATATATTAAAAATAGTGGATTTAAAAAGAGTGAAAAAGAGCTATATTTTAATGCTTACAAATTTATGAGTCAAAAAGGAGAACTTGAAACCTCTTTTAATCCAATTGTTGCAATAAATGAAAATGCAGCAAAACCTCACGCACTTCCTACAAACAAAAGATTAAAAAAAGATGATTTAATTTTAGTTGATGCAGGAGTTAAATATAAAAGATATTGTTCTGATAGAACTTGTACTAGTGTTGCAAATTTTGATAACTTTAATTTTGAAAGAAAGCAAACTTTTAAAAATAAAAAATATCAAAAAATTTATGACATTGTATTAAAAGCTCAAGAAAAATCTATAAATGAAGCAAGGGCTGGAATGAAAGCTTGTGAAATTGATAAGATTGCTAGAGATTTTATCTCTCAAGCTGGTTATGGAAAATATTTTGTGCATAGCACTGGTCATGGTGTTGGACTTGATATTCATGAGTTTCCAAATATAAATAGCAAAAATGAGCTTATAATTGAAGATAATATGATATTTACAGTAGAACCTGGAATTTATATTCCAAATGAGTTTGGTGTAAGAATTGAGGATACAGTTTATATAAAAAATGGCAAAGCTGAAATTTTATAA
- the folK gene encoding 2-amino-4-hydroxy-6-hydroxymethyldihydropteridine diphosphokinase, with translation MKKKLSPNLTLFYTPNFPKIFNISSNKKYSVTIGVGGNIGDTKKIFDKLILCLKKDSRFTLLKTSPLLKNPPFGFLEQSDFLNGIIRLQTDLCAFEFLQAMQRYEKKFGRKRSFQDAPRTLDIDIIFFDKKKINSKNLIIPHKNWANRESVIIPLKYI, from the coding sequence TTGAAAAAAAAATTATCACCTAATTTAACACTTTTTTATACACCAAATTTTCCAAAAATTTTTAATATTAGTTCAAACAAAAAATATAGTGTAACTATTGGAGTTGGGGGAAATATTGGAGATACAAAAAAAATATTTGATAAATTAATCTTATGTTTAAAAAAAGATTCAAGATTTACTTTACTTAAAACTTCCCCTCTTTTAAAAAATCCTCCATTTGGTTTTTTAGAACAAAGTGATTTTTTAAATGGTATAATTCGTCTTCAAACAGATCTTTGTGCATTTGAGTTTTTACAAGCTATGCAAAGATATGAAAAAAAATTTGGAAGAAAGCGATCCTTTCAAGATGCGCCTAGAACCTTAGATATAGATATTATATTTTTTGATAAAAAAAAGATAAACTCAAAGAATTTAATTATACCTCACAAAAATTGGGCAAATAGAGAGTCTGTGATTATTCCTTTAAAATATATATAA
- the mnmA gene encoding tRNA 2-thiouridine(34) synthase MnmA, with translation MNKNKRVVVGMSGGVDSSVTALLLKQQGYDVVGLFMRNWEYGIKGSQCPNRIEFEDAKKVGALIGIEVLGKDFVKEYKDRVFDVFLDGLKQGLTPNPDILCNREIKFNVFLNEAKKMGADMIATGHYAKIAKYKDHFVLDTPKDSSKDQTYFLHALSSEQLSHAMFSLGDLTKKEVREIAREHNLPVSDKKDSTGICFIGNQKFDEFITQHLQAIPGDIIDENGKVLGKHKGLVCYTLGQRKGIGLGGIKENEDENNTHKPWFVASKDIVNNTITVVQDTNHPLLMSKTVEAKQMHWVLEVAPKVGDKLMAQVRYRQQKQACTVVEASDEKVVVEFDNPQRAVTLGQSLVLYSGDYCLGGGFISFYK, from the coding sequence ATGAATAAAAATAAAAGAGTAGTTGTAGGAATGTCAGGTGGAGTTGATTCATCTGTTACAGCCTTATTGTTAAAACAACAAGGTTATGATGTTGTTGGATTGTTTATGCGAAACTGGGAATATGGAATAAAAGGTAGCCAGTGTCCTAATCGTATAGAGTTTGAAGATGCAAAAAAAGTTGGTGCACTAATAGGTATTGAAGTATTAGGAAAGGATTTTGTAAAAGAGTACAAAGATAGAGTTTTTGATGTTTTCCTAGATGGTTTAAAACAAGGTCTTACCCCAAATCCAGATATTTTATGTAATCGTGAGATAAAATTTAATGTATTTTTAAATGAAGCAAAAAAAATGGGTGCAGATATGATTGCAACTGGGCATTATGCGAAAATTGCAAAATATAAAGATCATTTTGTACTAGATACTCCAAAAGATAGTTCAAAAGATCAAACATATTTTTTACATGCACTATCAAGTGAACAGCTAAGTCATGCTATGTTTTCACTTGGAGATTTGACAAAAAAAGAGGTTAGAGAGATAGCAAGAGAGCATAATCTTCCTGTTAGTGATAAAAAAGATAGCACAGGAATTTGTTTTATTGGTAATCAAAAATTTGATGAGTTTATTACTCAACACTTACAAGCAATTCCAGGTGATATTATTGATGAAAATGGAAAAGTTTTAGGAAAACACAAAGGTTTAGTTTGTTATACATTGGGTCAAAGAAAAGGTATAGGTCTTGGTGGAATCAAAGAAAACGAAGACGAAAACAATACGCATAAACCTTGGTTTGTAGCTTCTAAAGATATAGTAAATAACACAATAACTGTTGTTCAAGATACAAATCATCCACTTTTAATGAGTAAAACTGTTGAAGCAAAACAGATGCACTGGGTACTAGAAGTTGCACCTAAAGTTGGAGATAAGTTAATGGCACAAGTTAGATATAGACAACAAAAGCAAGCTTGTACGGTTGTTGAGGCAAGTGATGAAAAAGTAGTAGTAGAGTTTGATAATCCGCAAAGAGCTGTAACATTAGGGCAAAGTCTTGTTTTATACTCAGGTGATTATTGTCTTGGTGGTGGCTTTATAAGCTTTTACAAATAA
- the mnmA gene encoding tRNA 2-thiouridine(34) synthase MnmA, whose translation MSKQKIMVGMSGGIDSSVTAYILQKDGYEVEGVYLKLHDRTDGYHESNLSYIDGVAKFLGIKYHILDLSKKFEKDVYDYFVNSYIDGNTPNPCVKCNKNIKFGAMLDFAKEQGASFLATGHYVKTDGKFFYLADDLSKDQSYFLSQVPKDSIAFMMFPLSNLKKEDIIKLGSNLDISYKKITEKSESQEICFVETVYTDIIKKHANIDIEGDVLDENGNVVGKHKGYAHYTIGKRKGFSVKGAQEPHFVLKLNPNNNTIVVGKKPALEVNEVVGEELNIYIDDKKFSCGVKLRYRSNTILCDVEIINDKAIIKLKEPAFGVASGQLAVFYDGNRVLGSAFIKSAK comes from the coding sequence ATGAGTAAACAAAAAATAATGGTTGGAATGAGTGGAGGAATTGACTCATCAGTTACAGCTTATATCTTACAAAAAGATGGATATGAAGTTGAAGGAGTTTATCTAAAACTTCATGATAGAACTGATGGTTACCACGAATCAAATTTAAGTTATATTGATGGGGTTGCAAAATTTTTAGGTATAAAATATCATATTTTAGATTTATCCAAAAAATTTGAAAAAGATGTTTATGACTATTTTGTAAACTCTTACATAGATGGAAATACTCCAAATCCATGTGTAAAATGTAATAAAAATATAAAATTTGGTGCAATGCTTGATTTTGCAAAAGAGCAAGGAGCTTCATTTCTTGCAACTGGTCACTATGTAAAAACTGATGGTAAATTTTTCTATCTTGCAGATGATTTATCAAAAGATCAAAGCTATTTTTTATCTCAAGTTCCTAAAGACTCTATTGCTTTTATGATGTTTCCCTTAAGTAATTTAAAAAAAGAGGATATTATAAAACTTGGATCAAATCTTGATATTTCTTACAAAAAAATAACAGAAAAAAGTGAATCACAAGAGATCTGTTTTGTTGAGACAGTTTATACTGATATTATAAAAAAACATGCAAATATAGATATTGAAGGTGATGTTTTAGATGAAAATGGAAATGTAGTAGGAAAGCATAAAGGTTATGCTCACTATACAATTGGAAAAAGAAAAGGATTTAGTGTAAAAGGTGCTCAAGAGCCTCATTTTGTTTTAAAATTAAATCCAAACAATAACACAATTGTTGTTGGTAAAAAACCAGCTTTAGAAGTTAATGAAGTTGTTGGAGAAGAGCTTAATATCTATATTGATGATAAAAAATTCTCATGTGGTGTAAAACTAAGATATAGAAGTAATACAATTTTATGTGATGTTGAGATTATTAATGATAAAGCAATTATAAAATTAAAAGAACCAGCTTTTGGAGTTGCTAGTGGACAACTGGCTGTTTTTTATGATGGAAATAGAGTTTTAGGAAGTGCTTTTATAAAAAGTGCAAAATAG
- a CDS encoding flavin reductase family protein, which produces MILDYKNVNDLDRYKIMSGSIVPRPIAWIVTEDDGVLNAAPFSYFIPISTNPALVIVAIGKKDDGSLKDSLANILKTKKATICFPNKDNVELVQKCATPLSKSESEIEKFQIDVKKELEDYPPMISSTQTALFCSYYDTYKVDGDTTPVILKIDYQFIEDSRINERNHTKIDSIGRSGITFKAMVDL; this is translated from the coding sequence ATGATACTTGATTATAAAAATGTAAATGATTTAGATAGATATAAAATTATGTCTGGAAGTATAGTTCCAAGACCAATTGCATGGATTGTTACAGAAGATGATGGAGTTTTAAATGCAGCACCTTTTTCATATTTTATTCCAATCTCTACAAATCCAGCACTTGTAATTGTGGCAATTGGAAAAAAAGATGATGGAAGTTTAAAAGATAGCTTAGCAAATATTCTTAAAACAAAAAAAGCAACTATTTGTTTTCCAAATAAAGATAATGTAGAACTTGTTCAAAAGTGTGCAACACCACTTTCTAAAAGTGAGAGTGAAATAGAGAAGTTTCAAATTGATGTTAAAAAAGAGTTAGAAGATTATCCACCAATGATAAGTTCAACTCAAACAGCACTTTTTTGTAGCTATTATGATACATATAAAGTAGATGGGGATACAACACCTGTTATTTTAAAAATAGATTATCAATTTATTGAAGATAGTAGAATCAATGAGAGAAATCACACAAAAATAGATAGTATTGGAAGATCTGGAATTACTTTTAAAGCTATGGTAGATCTATAA
- a CDS encoding MFS transporter — protein sequence MKYYFTFLRDNPIIRGLSLVNFIASFGAWFSTVAIYTMVVDFGSSELAIAIVTAMHFLPAILIAPFSGAIIDRVRIKPLMVTLLFIELCMTACFLLISNASDLWLLLIFIFIRMSAASMFFSSEMSLLAKLASGKELQTANEIQSIIWSFTYAVGMAASGFIVNLYGVKTAILIDVIIFILAFIVFLPIKINLEYKKIEEKILELMLDGLRYIKKNKIILHLIFLHASVGLTSYDALITILAKNEYKELIAVPLAIGLSNSVRAVALMIGPLFLNKIINKSNLQYLLAFQGITIIVWAFAQSDFYLSLIALFFVGFSTAFLWSYTYALLQNYCDKKYIGRVISYNDMFFMFANVLTTLFIGSMAHITTTTVITVCLGFAFIFFAFYYTKIKALIS from the coding sequence TTGAAATACTATTTTACTTTTTTAAGAGATAATCCAATTATTAGAGGTTTATCTTTGGTTAATTTTATTGCATCATTTGGTGCATGGTTTTCAACAGTTGCAATATATACAATGGTTGTTGATTTTGGTTCAAGTGAACTTGCAATTGCTATTGTTACAGCTATGCATTTTTTACCAGCAATTTTAATAGCTCCTTTTAGTGGAGCAATTATTGATAGAGTAAGAATTAAACCTTTAATGGTTACCTTACTTTTTATAGAACTTTGTATGACAGCTTGTTTTTTATTGATTTCAAATGCTAGTGATTTGTGGTTACTTTTAATATTTATATTTATAAGAATGAGTGCAGCTTCAATGTTTTTTTCAAGTGAAATGTCACTTTTAGCAAAATTGGCAAGTGGAAAAGAGCTTCAAACTGCAAATGAGATTCAATCAATTATTTGGTCTTTTACATATGCAGTTGGAATGGCTGCTAGTGGATTTATTGTAAATTTATATGGAGTTAAAACAGCTATTTTAATTGATGTTATCATTTTTATATTAGCATTTATAGTTTTTTTACCAATTAAAATAAATTTAGAGTATAAAAAAATTGAAGAGAAAATTTTAGAGTTAATGCTTGATGGTTTAAGATATATCAAAAAAAACAAAATTATTTTACATCTTATTTTTCTTCATGCAAGTGTTGGATTAACATCTTATGATGCATTAATTACAATATTGGCAAAAAATGAGTACAAAGAGTTAATTGCAGTTCCTTTGGCAATTGGTTTATCAAATAGTGTAAGAGCAGTTGCTCTTATGATTGGACCACTATTTTTAAATAAGATTATAAATAAATCAAATCTTCAATATCTACTTGCATTTCAAGGTATTACAATCATAGTTTGGGCTTTTGCACAAAGTGATTTTTATCTATCGCTTATAGCACTATTTTTTGTAGGATTTAGTACGGCATTTTTATGGTCATACACTTATGCTCTTTTACAAAATTATTGTGATAAAAAATATATAGGAAGAGTTATTTCATACAATGATATGTTTTTTATGTTTGCAAATGTTTTAACAACTTTGTTTATAGGTTCTATGGCACATATTACAACAACTACGGTGATTACAGTCTGTTTAGGATTTGCATTTATATTTTTTGCTTTCTACTATACTAAGATAAAAGCATTAATATCCTAA